A region from the Kineothrix sp. IPX-CK genome encodes:
- a CDS encoding bifunctional UDP-sugar hydrolase/5'-nucleotidase has protein sequence MPVNYSDALPSDSGILTLAETYKKEGNTLIIDGGDILQGTPLTQYYLEHCGQYPFHPVALSMNAAGYDYITLGNHDFNYGYDVLKDYLHALNAQCLCANVHDLRGELGILEKTIHILPNGLRIGMTGIVTDFVKIWESKKNLAGLAISDSFETAKSMYEELRPECDVCVCIYHGGFERDLVTGALLFDTGENVGGRICEELGFDIVLTGHQHIEVPGIKIADTHAVQLPDGAAQYIRLNGQTDSEDGIQIQSELMPAGSRCAAEPYHTILPLEKEVQRWLDQPVGTLDVNIVPEEKLYAAQQGSRLAALFNQIQMDATGAQFSCTSLGNQPAGMPKDVTIRSIIAAYLFANTLVVLEVTEDILKAALERCAAYFTLENGVPSISDVFLKPKIEHYNYDFYAGLRYTFDLRRPVGQRVISIAGADGSPLGKGPFSLCTSNYRATGTGGYEVLRKCPVLWRGNKEMAQLAAAYIRGRSPLTVPEPDGPVIVY, from the coding sequence ATGCCTGTAAACTACAGCGATGCTCTACCTAGTGACTCCGGCATTCTGACTCTGGCGGAAACCTATAAAAAAGAAGGAAATACACTCATTATTGACGGCGGCGATATTCTTCAAGGCACGCCGCTTACCCAATACTATTTGGAACATTGCGGGCAGTATCCTTTTCATCCGGTCGCTCTTTCCATGAATGCCGCCGGATATGATTATATTACTCTGGGTAACCATGATTTCAACTACGGTTATGATGTGCTAAAGGATTACCTGCATGCGCTCAATGCTCAATGTCTGTGTGCAAATGTACATGATCTACGGGGAGAACTGGGAATTCTGGAAAAAACGATACATATCCTGCCAAACGGCTTGCGTATCGGGATGACCGGAATTGTTACTGATTTTGTGAAAATATGGGAAAGCAAAAAGAATCTTGCAGGTCTTGCTATTTCTGATTCGTTTGAAACTGCAAAGAGCATGTACGAGGAATTGCGGCCGGAGTGTGATGTGTGCGTGTGCATTTATCACGGTGGATTTGAAAGAGACCTCGTTACGGGCGCGCTTCTGTTCGATACCGGCGAAAATGTAGGCGGGCGCATTTGTGAAGAACTTGGCTTTGATATTGTTTTGACCGGGCATCAGCATATAGAAGTACCTGGCATCAAAATTGCCGATACACATGCGGTACAGCTGCCGGATGGGGCCGCGCAATATATCCGGCTGAACGGGCAGACAGATTCCGAAGACGGAATACAGATACAATCTGAGCTGATGCCCGCCGGAAGCCGCTGTGCTGCTGAGCCTTATCACACGATACTGCCGCTGGAAAAGGAGGTGCAGCGCTGGCTGGATCAGCCGGTGGGAACGCTGGATGTCAACATTGTGCCGGAAGAAAAGCTATATGCGGCTCAGCAAGGCAGCCGCCTTGCCGCCTTGTTCAATCAGATTCAGATGGATGCCACCGGTGCACAATTCTCCTGTACCAGCCTTGGTAACCAACCTGCCGGAATGCCTAAGGATGTTACTATACGCAGTATTATCGCGGCGTATTTGTTTGCCAATACTTTGGTCGTGCTGGAAGTCACGGAGGATATTTTAAAAGCTGCGCTGGAACGCTGTGCTGCTTATTTTACGCTGGAAAACGGCGTTCCTTCCATTTCCGATGTATTTTTAAAGCCTAAAATCGAGCACTATAACTATGACTTTTATGCGGGCTTGCGCTACACCTTTGATTTGCGCCGTCCGGTGGGGCAGCGTGTTATCAGCATTGCCGGTGCCGATGGAAGCCCTTTGGGAAAGGGACCGTTCAGCCTGTGTACCAGCAATTACCGTGCTACGGGTACCGGCGGCTATGAGGTACTGAGAAAGTGTCCGGTCCTCTGGCGCGGAAACAAAGAAATGGCACAGCTGGCTGCTGCCTATATCCGTGGCCGCAGTCCTTTGACCGTGCCTGAACCGGATGGTCCGGTGATTGTGTACTGA
- a CDS encoding Crp/Fnr family transcriptional regulator has product MIHKLINSPLFSGMTEDEIQGCLQCSKSEMISYEKDEMIFCQNDEPVKLHVLVDGSVAVCNDTVSGKRSIIAAFDRSGELFGEVFVFLNRKEYDHYAQAVTAAVVLQIPKDFLFHTCGDDCGYHARLISNMLSILAQKAYFLNQKVQILSCSSLRQKIAKILLKNCNPDGKVTLSMNREELADFLNTARPSLSRELMNMQDDGLIRIQKKDIFIIDFDELQNII; this is encoded by the coding sequence ATGATTCACAAATTAATAAATAGCCCGTTATTTTCCGGCATGACAGAGGATGAAATTCAGGGCTGCCTGCAGTGCAGCAAATCGGAAATGATTTCTTACGAAAAGGATGAGATGATTTTTTGTCAGAATGACGAGCCTGTAAAGCTGCATGTTCTTGTGGATGGTTCTGTTGCTGTATGCAATGATACCGTTTCAGGAAAGCGCAGTATCATCGCCGCTTTCGACCGGTCCGGTGAGCTGTTCGGCGAAGTATTCGTTTTTCTAAACCGTAAGGAATATGATCACTATGCACAGGCCGTTACTGCGGCCGTAGTTTTGCAGATACCCAAGGATTTTCTTTTTCATACCTGCGGGGATGACTGCGGATACCATGCCCGGCTTATTTCCAATATGTTGTCGATTCTTGCTCAAAAGGCTTATTTTTTGAACCAGAAAGTCCAAATACTTTCCTGCTCATCCCTGCGGCAAAAAATTGCCAAAATCCTGCTGAAAAATTGTAATCCGGACGGGAAGGTAACTCTTTCTATGAATCGCGAAGAGCTGGCAGATTTTTTGAACACCGCACGTCCTTCTCTTTCCAGAGAACTGATGAACATGCAGGATGACGGGTTGATCCGAATACAGAAAAAGGATATTTTCATCATTGATTTCGATGAATTGCAAAACATTATATAA